The following are from one region of the Capsicum annuum cultivar UCD-10X-F1 chromosome 1, UCD10Xv1.1, whole genome shotgun sequence genome:
- the LOC107855730 gene encoding disease resistance protein Roq1 isoform X1 encodes MASTCLSSTKSWKNDVFLSFRGEDTRKTFVGHLYYALNQKGIHTFKDDVRLERGKSISPELVKAIEQSRFAIVVFSKNYASSTWCLDELGKIMECKKELGLTVIPIFYDVDPSDVSKQSGSFAESFGRHEENLKEDVEKVQCWRDAFRQAGKISGYDLPNAYDGYESNCIQHVVEDILSKLCQVISTIEKDLVGMESRMHEVSSLLRMETPDVRFIGIWGMSGIGKTTIANAVFDKYSDQFDGMCFLDNVSEIQRTRGLQYLQGVLLSKILKVSLTIASVYEGMKIIKQRLRSMKVLIILDDVNQKDQLEMLVGGRDWFGTGSRILITTTDRHLLHNEVDDVYQVNLMTINEAIELFSLHAFKQRIPEEDFEEVLNQVVQNAGFLPLALKILGSSLYGLEKIEWKCAVDRLKDMPDHVLSKLKISFERLNPSDQRLFLDIGCFYRGKLRGYVEEMLESCHIGSTIRVLIEKSLLFISPYDTIEMHDLIQEMAWHIVRQGDTRRSRIWLREDIEDLFTGNLEAEAVEGLWIPRNYMPKQDISYYNINESFRRMKRLRVLVVRATNFCSVDPITHIPSSIRWLDWEGCPLNSLPQSFEPSKLLRLDILESTTLQKLWTISKGLDKLKTLYLSYCEHLEEVPSFSMMPNLERIKLEGCKSLREVSPSFGIHTKLTSVEVIDCPSLEKLPSCIQMGSLQSLKLSCLPKLRELPETKEIHCLLTLEVTNCQSLEKLPSCDQMESLETLKLSCLPKITTLPPLDGMHGLQELVVEYVPIVELPVSIGNLGSLKQLRLSHCKDLVSIPNSFCCLKSLGVLLIYNCKRLVELPEKMGDLKLLKKLVVYGTAISQLPPSVSDLGELNFCSFSRWSGYRQGATFLLPPASDVSPLRVLKLNKYTLCSGEHLLDLGGLSSLAHLDLTRNDFTSFSETTNLLFHYLDITFCEKIVLPELPPCIKELYAYDPLILKSIPDFPSKYSDLYSVSFTCHIENRGELTGILHFVLHSISVASQWEKRLPFSVFFPGDIRWNGFTYYRKEQTKRFSTQLDPCWYESKFKGFVICFRVPSVIGQNQKPSDAKSQRGSRRFGCAKVTAKLVQRYNRQEHDVLQKKCLIVARQTCCSHGSKYAICFSYIPFVSLWHSSDCEKGKKLPNDYCFFEASIDPDTATKWGLLLVYENKIQQIDQSTIAVQLDVESRNTDLFRVCNDDQGQKMEDASVKRRRLNFPQVMKDSYSPSECQTFQIIPDQQLEIPSSSATQSFQHREESYASEQPETIADPQVSEAIDDATSCLVLEQLEAPSSSEQPETFEFSPGEHKDNSVTTGSDCSEGFPQLETTCTSGQSQTLLLFPEHS; translated from the exons ATGGCTTCTACTTGTTTATCCAGTACTAAAAGTTGGAAGAATGATGTTTTCTTAAGTTTTAGAGGTGAAGATACACGTAAAACTTTTGTTGGTCATCTCTACTATGCTCTAAACCAAAAAGGGATTCATACTTTCAAAGATGATGTAAGGTTGGAGAGAGGAAAATCCATTTCACCTGAACTTGTGAAAGCTATTGAACAATCAAGATTTGCTATTGTTGTATTTTCTAAGAATTACGCATCCTCTACGTGGTGTTTGGATGAACTTGGGAAGATCATGGAATGCAAGAAAGAATTAGGACTAACTGTGATACCGATATTCTATGATGTAGATCCATCTGATGTAAGTAAGCAAAGCGGAAGTTTTGCTGAATCATTTGGCAGACATGAGGAAAATTTGAAAGAGGATGTGGAGAAGGTGCAATGCTGGAGGGATGCATTTCGTCAAGCAGGGAAAATATCTGGATATGATTTACCAAATGCATACGACGG GTATGAATCTAATTGCATTCAGCATGTTGTTGAAGACATACTGAGTAAACTATGTCAAGTAATTTCAACCATTGAAAAAGATTTGGTGGGGATGGAATCTCGAATGCATGAAGTAAGTTCATTACTAAGGATGGAAACACCTGATGTTCGTTTTATTGGAATATGGGGGATGAGCGGCATTGGTAAGACAACAATTGCAAATGCTGTGTTTGACAAATATTCTGACCAATTTGATGGTATGTGTTTTCTAGATAATGTTTCAGAAATCCAAAGGACACGTGGACTGCAATATTTGCAAGGAGTTCTCCTCTCAAAAATCCTCAAGGTAAGCTTAACTATAGCAAGTGTATATGAAGGCATGAAAATCATAAAGCAAAGGCTACGCTCAATGAAGGTTTTGATCATTCTTGATGATGTAAATCAGAAAGACCAATTAGAAATGTTAGTTGGAGGGCGTGACTGGTTTGGTACTGGTAGTAGAATTTTGATTACAACAACAGATAGACACTTGTTACATAATGAGGTGGATGATGTGTATCAAGTCAACTTAATGACTATTAATGAAGCTATTGAGCTCTTCAGCCTACATGCCTTTAAGCAAAGAATTCCCGAGGAAGATTTTGAGGAGGTTTTAAATCAAGTTGTGCAGAATGCCGGTTTTCTCCCTCTAGCTCTGAAAATTCTTGGTTCGTCTCTCTATGGACTAGAGAAGATTGAGTGGAAATGCGCAGTTGACAGACTTAAGGATATGCCAGATCATGTTCTTTCTAAGCTTAAGATAAGTTTTGAACGGCTGAATCCTTCTGATCAGAGACTATTTCTAGATATTGGATGCTTTTATAGAGGAAAATTGAGGGGTTATGTAGAGGAAATGCTTGAGAGCTGTCATATTGGATCTACAATAAGAGTCTTAATTGAAAAGTCTCTCTTATTTATCTCACCCTATGACACAATCGAAATGCATGATTTGATACAAGAAATGGCCTGGCACATCGTGAGACAAGGTGACACAAGAAGGAGCAGAATATGGCTTCGTGAGGATATTGAGGATTTGTTTACAGGAAATTTG GAGGCAGAAGCTGTGGAGGGCCTATGGATCCCAAGGAATTACATGCCAAAACAGGATATATCCTATTACAACATCAATGAATCATTCAGAAGAATGAAAAGATTGAGGGTGCTTGTAGTCAGAGCAACAAATTTCTGCTCTGTTGACCCGATCACTCATATTCCTAGCAGCATAAGGTGGCTTGATTGGGAAGGTTGCCCTCTAAATTCATTGCCACAGAGTTTTGAACCTTCAAAGCTTCTTCGTCTCGATATACTTGAAAGTACTACACTTCAGAAGCTCTGGACAATTTCAAAG GGCTTGGACAAACTTAAAACTTTGTATCTCAGCTACTGTGAGCACTTGGAAGAAGTTCCAAGCTTTAGTATGATGCCAAATTTAGAGAGAATAAAGCTGGAGGGATGTAAGAGTTTGAGAGAAGTCAGCCCATCCTTTGGCATTCACACGAAGCTAACTTCGGTGGAAGTAATTGATTGTCCAAGCCTTGAGAAGCTTCCAAGTTGTATTCAAATGGGATCACTTCAGAGTCTCAAACTTTCTTGTCTTCCAAAATTGAGGGAATTGCCAGAAACCAAGGAGATTCACTGTTTATTGACATTGGAGGTAACTAATTGTCAGAGCCTTGAGAAGCTTCCTAGTTGTGATCAGATGGAATCCCTTGAGACTCTCAAACTTTCTTGTCTTCCAAAAATAACAACATTGCCGCCACTTGACGGGATGCATGGTTTACAGGAACTTGTTGTAGAATATGTTCCGATAGTAGAGCTTCCGGTGTCAATCGGAAATCTTGGTTCCCTCAAACAACTAAGACTAAGTCATTGTAAAGATCTGGTAAGCATTCCAAACAGCTTTTGTTGTCTGAAGAGTCTTGGAGTTCTTCTGATCTACAACTGCAAAAGACTAGTGGAGTTGCCAGAAAAGATGGGCGACTTGAAACTGTTAAAGAAGTTAGTAGTATATGGTACTGCAATTTCCCAGTTACCCCCTTCAGTTTCAGATCTTGGTGAACTAAACTTTTGTTCGTTCTCTCGCTGGTCTGGATACAGACAAGGTGCAACATTTCTGTTACCCCCTGCATCAGATGTATCGCCGTTGAGGGTGTTAAAGCTTAACAAATACACGCTGTGTAGCGGAGAACATCTTCTTGATCTTGGAGGCTTATCATCTTTGGCTCACTTGGATTTGACTAGAAATGATTTTACTAGTTTTAGTGAAACCACCAATCTGCTCTTTCATTACCTAGATATTACATTTTGTGAGAAGATTGTGTTACCCGAACTTCCACCATGCATAAAGGAGTTATATGCATATGATCCTTTAATATTGAAAAGCATCCCTGATTTCCCTAGCAAATATTCAGACCTGTATTCAGTGTCATTCACGTGTCATATTGAGAACAGAGGTGAATTGACTGGTATCTTGCACTTTGTCCTCCACTCAATTAGTGTGGCATCTCAG TGGGAGAAAAGGCTGCCATTTAGCGTTTTCTTCCCTGGAGATATAAGATGGAACGGGTTCACTTATTACCGGAAAGAACAAACAAAAAGATTCTCCACTCAACTTGATCCATGTTGGTACGAAAGTAAATTCAAAGGATTTGTTATATGCTTTCGTGTACCATCGGTTATTGGTCAGAATCAGAAACCTTCAGATGCTAAATCACAACGAGGAAGTCGCAGGTTTGGATGCGCTAAGGTTACTGCTAAGTTAGTACAAAGATATAACAGGCAAGAACATGATGTACTCCAGAAAAAATGTTTGATTGTTGCCCGTCAAACATGTTGCTCTCATGGTAGTAAATATGCCATTTGCTTTAGCTACATCCCTTTTGTATCACTATGGCATTCTTCTGATTGTGAGAAAGGGAAAAAGCTGCCAAATGACTATTGCTTCTTCGAGGCATCTATAGACCCAGACACTGCAACAAAATGGGGACTTCTTTTGGTTTATGAGAATAAAATTCAGCAGATAGATCAATCAACCATCGCGGTCCAGCTTGATGTGGAATCTCGGAATACCGACCTGTTTAGAGTATGTAATGATGACCAGGGCCAGAAAATGGAGGATGCTTCTGTTAAGAGAAGACGTCTTAATTTTCCTCAAGTGATGAAGGATTCGTATTCTCCCAGTGAGTGTCAAACTTTCCAAATAATTCCTGATCAACAATTGGAAATACCAAGCTCTTCTGCAACTCAAAGTTTCCAACACAGGGAAGAGTCATACGCTTCAGAACAACCCGAAACTATAGCTGATCCGCAAGTTAGTGAAGCAATAGATGATGCTACCTCCTGCTTGGTACTTGAACAACTGGAAGCACCAAGCTCTTCCGAACAGCCTGAAACATTTGAATTCTCTCCAGGTGAGCACAAGGATAATTCAGTGACAACTGGATCTGACTGCTCCGAAGGATTCCCACAATTGGAGACCACATGCACTTCTGGACAATCTCAAACTCTCCTTCTCTTTCCCGAGcattcatga
- the LOC107855730 gene encoding disease resistance protein Roq1 isoform X2: MASTCLSSTKSWKNDVFLSFRGEDTRKTFVGHLYYALNQKGIHTFKDDVRLERGKSISPELVKAIEQSRFAIVVFSKNYASSTWCLDELGKIMECKKELGLTVIPIFYDVDPSDVSKQSGSFAESFGRHEENLKEDVEKVQCWRDAFRQAGKISGYDLPNAYDGYESNCIQHVVEDILSKLCQVISTIEKDLVGMESRMHEVSSLLRMETPDVRFIGIWGMSGIDNVSEIQRTRGLQYLQGVLLSKILKVSLTIASVYEGMKIIKQRLRSMKVLIILDDVNQKDQLEMLVGGRDWFGTGSRILITTTDRHLLHNEVDDVYQVNLMTINEAIELFSLHAFKQRIPEEDFEEVLNQVVQNAGFLPLALKILGSSLYGLEKIEWKCAVDRLKDMPDHVLSKLKISFERLNPSDQRLFLDIGCFYRGKLRGYVEEMLESCHIGSTIRVLIEKSLLFISPYDTIEMHDLIQEMAWHIVRQGDTRRSRIWLREDIEDLFTGNLEAEAVEGLWIPRNYMPKQDISYYNINESFRRMKRLRVLVVRATNFCSVDPITHIPSSIRWLDWEGCPLNSLPQSFEPSKLLRLDILESTTLQKLWTISKGLDKLKTLYLSYCEHLEEVPSFSMMPNLERIKLEGCKSLREVSPSFGIHTKLTSVEVIDCPSLEKLPSCIQMGSLQSLKLSCLPKLRELPETKEIHCLLTLEVTNCQSLEKLPSCDQMESLETLKLSCLPKITTLPPLDGMHGLQELVVEYVPIVELPVSIGNLGSLKQLRLSHCKDLVSIPNSFCCLKSLGVLLIYNCKRLVELPEKMGDLKLLKKLVVYGTAISQLPPSVSDLGELNFCSFSRWSGYRQGATFLLPPASDVSPLRVLKLNKYTLCSGEHLLDLGGLSSLAHLDLTRNDFTSFSETTNLLFHYLDITFCEKIVLPELPPCIKELYAYDPLILKSIPDFPSKYSDLYSVSFTCHIENRGELTGILHFVLHSISVASQWEKRLPFSVFFPGDIRWNGFTYYRKEQTKRFSTQLDPCWYESKFKGFVICFRVPSVIGQNQKPSDAKSQRGSRRFGCAKVTAKLVQRYNRQEHDVLQKKCLIVARQTCCSHGSKYAICFSYIPFVSLWHSSDCEKGKKLPNDYCFFEASIDPDTATKWGLLLVYENKIQQIDQSTIAVQLDVESRNTDLFRVCNDDQGQKMEDASVKRRRLNFPQVMKDSYSPSECQTFQIIPDQQLEIPSSSATQSFQHREESYASEQPETIADPQVSEAIDDATSCLVLEQLEAPSSSEQPETFEFSPGEHKDNSVTTGSDCSEGFPQLETTCTSGQSQTLLLFPEHS, translated from the exons ATGGCTTCTACTTGTTTATCCAGTACTAAAAGTTGGAAGAATGATGTTTTCTTAAGTTTTAGAGGTGAAGATACACGTAAAACTTTTGTTGGTCATCTCTACTATGCTCTAAACCAAAAAGGGATTCATACTTTCAAAGATGATGTAAGGTTGGAGAGAGGAAAATCCATTTCACCTGAACTTGTGAAAGCTATTGAACAATCAAGATTTGCTATTGTTGTATTTTCTAAGAATTACGCATCCTCTACGTGGTGTTTGGATGAACTTGGGAAGATCATGGAATGCAAGAAAGAATTAGGACTAACTGTGATACCGATATTCTATGATGTAGATCCATCTGATGTAAGTAAGCAAAGCGGAAGTTTTGCTGAATCATTTGGCAGACATGAGGAAAATTTGAAAGAGGATGTGGAGAAGGTGCAATGCTGGAGGGATGCATTTCGTCAAGCAGGGAAAATATCTGGATATGATTTACCAAATGCATACGACGG GTATGAATCTAATTGCATTCAGCATGTTGTTGAAGACATACTGAGTAAACTATGTCAAGTAATTTCAACCATTGAAAAAGATTTGGTGGGGATGGAATCTCGAATGCATGAAGTAAGTTCATTACTAAGGATGGAAACACCTGATGTTCGTTTTATTGGAATATGGGGGATGAGCGGCATTG ATAATGTTTCAGAAATCCAAAGGACACGTGGACTGCAATATTTGCAAGGAGTTCTCCTCTCAAAAATCCTCAAGGTAAGCTTAACTATAGCAAGTGTATATGAAGGCATGAAAATCATAAAGCAAAGGCTACGCTCAATGAAGGTTTTGATCATTCTTGATGATGTAAATCAGAAAGACCAATTAGAAATGTTAGTTGGAGGGCGTGACTGGTTTGGTACTGGTAGTAGAATTTTGATTACAACAACAGATAGACACTTGTTACATAATGAGGTGGATGATGTGTATCAAGTCAACTTAATGACTATTAATGAAGCTATTGAGCTCTTCAGCCTACATGCCTTTAAGCAAAGAATTCCCGAGGAAGATTTTGAGGAGGTTTTAAATCAAGTTGTGCAGAATGCCGGTTTTCTCCCTCTAGCTCTGAAAATTCTTGGTTCGTCTCTCTATGGACTAGAGAAGATTGAGTGGAAATGCGCAGTTGACAGACTTAAGGATATGCCAGATCATGTTCTTTCTAAGCTTAAGATAAGTTTTGAACGGCTGAATCCTTCTGATCAGAGACTATTTCTAGATATTGGATGCTTTTATAGAGGAAAATTGAGGGGTTATGTAGAGGAAATGCTTGAGAGCTGTCATATTGGATCTACAATAAGAGTCTTAATTGAAAAGTCTCTCTTATTTATCTCACCCTATGACACAATCGAAATGCATGATTTGATACAAGAAATGGCCTGGCACATCGTGAGACAAGGTGACACAAGAAGGAGCAGAATATGGCTTCGTGAGGATATTGAGGATTTGTTTACAGGAAATTTG GAGGCAGAAGCTGTGGAGGGCCTATGGATCCCAAGGAATTACATGCCAAAACAGGATATATCCTATTACAACATCAATGAATCATTCAGAAGAATGAAAAGATTGAGGGTGCTTGTAGTCAGAGCAACAAATTTCTGCTCTGTTGACCCGATCACTCATATTCCTAGCAGCATAAGGTGGCTTGATTGGGAAGGTTGCCCTCTAAATTCATTGCCACAGAGTTTTGAACCTTCAAAGCTTCTTCGTCTCGATATACTTGAAAGTACTACACTTCAGAAGCTCTGGACAATTTCAAAG GGCTTGGACAAACTTAAAACTTTGTATCTCAGCTACTGTGAGCACTTGGAAGAAGTTCCAAGCTTTAGTATGATGCCAAATTTAGAGAGAATAAAGCTGGAGGGATGTAAGAGTTTGAGAGAAGTCAGCCCATCCTTTGGCATTCACACGAAGCTAACTTCGGTGGAAGTAATTGATTGTCCAAGCCTTGAGAAGCTTCCAAGTTGTATTCAAATGGGATCACTTCAGAGTCTCAAACTTTCTTGTCTTCCAAAATTGAGGGAATTGCCAGAAACCAAGGAGATTCACTGTTTATTGACATTGGAGGTAACTAATTGTCAGAGCCTTGAGAAGCTTCCTAGTTGTGATCAGATGGAATCCCTTGAGACTCTCAAACTTTCTTGTCTTCCAAAAATAACAACATTGCCGCCACTTGACGGGATGCATGGTTTACAGGAACTTGTTGTAGAATATGTTCCGATAGTAGAGCTTCCGGTGTCAATCGGAAATCTTGGTTCCCTCAAACAACTAAGACTAAGTCATTGTAAAGATCTGGTAAGCATTCCAAACAGCTTTTGTTGTCTGAAGAGTCTTGGAGTTCTTCTGATCTACAACTGCAAAAGACTAGTGGAGTTGCCAGAAAAGATGGGCGACTTGAAACTGTTAAAGAAGTTAGTAGTATATGGTACTGCAATTTCCCAGTTACCCCCTTCAGTTTCAGATCTTGGTGAACTAAACTTTTGTTCGTTCTCTCGCTGGTCTGGATACAGACAAGGTGCAACATTTCTGTTACCCCCTGCATCAGATGTATCGCCGTTGAGGGTGTTAAAGCTTAACAAATACACGCTGTGTAGCGGAGAACATCTTCTTGATCTTGGAGGCTTATCATCTTTGGCTCACTTGGATTTGACTAGAAATGATTTTACTAGTTTTAGTGAAACCACCAATCTGCTCTTTCATTACCTAGATATTACATTTTGTGAGAAGATTGTGTTACCCGAACTTCCACCATGCATAAAGGAGTTATATGCATATGATCCTTTAATATTGAAAAGCATCCCTGATTTCCCTAGCAAATATTCAGACCTGTATTCAGTGTCATTCACGTGTCATATTGAGAACAGAGGTGAATTGACTGGTATCTTGCACTTTGTCCTCCACTCAATTAGTGTGGCATCTCAG TGGGAGAAAAGGCTGCCATTTAGCGTTTTCTTCCCTGGAGATATAAGATGGAACGGGTTCACTTATTACCGGAAAGAACAAACAAAAAGATTCTCCACTCAACTTGATCCATGTTGGTACGAAAGTAAATTCAAAGGATTTGTTATATGCTTTCGTGTACCATCGGTTATTGGTCAGAATCAGAAACCTTCAGATGCTAAATCACAACGAGGAAGTCGCAGGTTTGGATGCGCTAAGGTTACTGCTAAGTTAGTACAAAGATATAACAGGCAAGAACATGATGTACTCCAGAAAAAATGTTTGATTGTTGCCCGTCAAACATGTTGCTCTCATGGTAGTAAATATGCCATTTGCTTTAGCTACATCCCTTTTGTATCACTATGGCATTCTTCTGATTGTGAGAAAGGGAAAAAGCTGCCAAATGACTATTGCTTCTTCGAGGCATCTATAGACCCAGACACTGCAACAAAATGGGGACTTCTTTTGGTTTATGAGAATAAAATTCAGCAGATAGATCAATCAACCATCGCGGTCCAGCTTGATGTGGAATCTCGGAATACCGACCTGTTTAGAGTATGTAATGATGACCAGGGCCAGAAAATGGAGGATGCTTCTGTTAAGAGAAGACGTCTTAATTTTCCTCAAGTGATGAAGGATTCGTATTCTCCCAGTGAGTGTCAAACTTTCCAAATAATTCCTGATCAACAATTGGAAATACCAAGCTCTTCTGCAACTCAAAGTTTCCAACACAGGGAAGAGTCATACGCTTCAGAACAACCCGAAACTATAGCTGATCCGCAAGTTAGTGAAGCAATAGATGATGCTACCTCCTGCTTGGTACTTGAACAACTGGAAGCACCAAGCTCTTCCGAACAGCCTGAAACATTTGAATTCTCTCCAGGTGAGCACAAGGATAATTCAGTGACAACTGGATCTGACTGCTCCGAAGGATTCCCACAATTGGAGACCACATGCACTTCTGGACAATCTCAAACTCTCCTTCTCTTTCCCGAGcattcatga